In Candidatus Nitronauta litoralis, one DNA window encodes the following:
- a CDS encoding fructosamine kinase family protein — MKEAIRARLSKSFRRDVSIASTCDVGGGCINQAQVLILDEGTRVFVKRNACPPAGMFETESKGLQLMAAAKNGPRVPKVIACDDQKPARFLILDYLESTSPGKDYFTRFGHALAAMHRITADSYGLDHDNFIGSTPQINTREKNGLKFFRDQRLGFQQELARNSGLLPKKTDQKLDELRAKIGDLLNIEDEQPALIHGDLWSGNHFCGPCGEATIFDPAAHFGLREADLAMTELFGRMPQAFYDAYHEAFPLNPGYQERRDIYNLYHLLNHLNLFGGSYLGSVETIICQFIR; from the coding sequence ATGAAAGAAGCCATCCGGGCCCGCTTGTCTAAATCTTTCAGACGTGATGTTTCCATCGCCTCAACCTGTGATGTTGGTGGAGGCTGCATCAATCAAGCGCAGGTTTTAATTCTCGATGAGGGAACACGCGTCTTCGTTAAAAGGAACGCCTGCCCGCCAGCTGGCATGTTTGAAACCGAATCAAAAGGTTTGCAGTTGATGGCCGCAGCCAAAAACGGGCCACGGGTTCCAAAAGTCATCGCCTGCGACGATCAGAAACCGGCACGTTTTTTAATTCTGGATTATCTGGAGTCGACTTCGCCGGGAAAAGATTATTTTACCCGGTTCGGGCACGCACTCGCCGCCATGCACCGCATCACGGCTGACTCCTATGGGCTGGATCATGACAACTTCATTGGGTCAACTCCGCAAATTAACACAAGAGAAAAAAACGGCCTGAAGTTTTTTCGGGACCAGAGGCTGGGGTTTCAACAGGAACTGGCACGGAACTCGGGACTGCTGCCCAAAAAAACTGATCAAAAGCTGGATGAATTACGCGCAAAAATCGGCGACCTGTTGAATATTGAAGATGAACAACCGGCCCTTATCCATGGAGACTTGTGGTCCGGAAATCATTTCTGCGGACCCTGTGGTGAGGCCACCATATTTGATCCCGCAGCGCATTTCGGCCTGCGCGAAGCAGACCTCGCAATGACCGAACTGTTTGGCCGTATGCCACAGGCATTTTACGACGCGTATCACGAAGCCTTTCCACTCAACCCTGGCTATCAGGAACGCCGGGATATATACAACCTGTATCACCTGCTCAATCATTTAAATCTGTTCGGCGGGTCCTAT
- a CDS encoding low molecular weight phosphotyrosine protein phosphatase, protein MTSETTVTICFVCLGNICRSPLAEGVFQDLLKKEGLEERIIVHSAGTGNWHVGARPDKRMQSTANARGIELLSTAEQFQPGDFKRFDLVLAMDQSNKESLDYMGSGKVTKNKLKMFREFDPDHNGDFDVPDPYYGGDQGFETVFDIVNRTCPPLLEYIKRELL, encoded by the coding sequence ATGACTTCTGAAACCACTGTCACCATCTGCTTTGTATGTCTCGGAAATATTTGTCGTTCCCCCCTCGCTGAAGGAGTTTTTCAGGATCTTTTGAAGAAAGAAGGTCTTGAAGAACGCATCATCGTTCACTCCGCCGGTACCGGAAACTGGCATGTTGGCGCTCGGCCCGACAAGAGAATGCAGTCCACCGCCAATGCCCGGGGCATTGAATTGCTATCAACAGCCGAACAATTCCAGCCTGGCGATTTTAAACGCTTCGATCTTGTCCTTGCCATGGACCAGTCCAATAAAGAGTCGCTCGACTATATGGGGTCGGGCAAGGTAACGAAAAACAAATTAAAAATGTTTCGCGAATTTGACCCCGACCACAATGGTGATTTCGACGTACCCGACCCCTATTACGGCGGTGACCAGGGTTTTGAAACAGTTTTCGATATTGTTAATCGCACATGCCCACCTCTCCTTGAGTACATTAAGCGTGAACTACTCTGA